Within Gambusia affinis linkage group LG01, SWU_Gaff_1.0, whole genome shotgun sequence, the genomic segment CAACGAAGAATGCAGTTTAAAACGGAGGAAGTAGAATTTGCAATCTGAGGTATGGCATGCATTTATACTCGCCCTTTATTCTGATACTCCAAAATAAACTCTGACACCACCGATTGCTTTTagcaaacatgcagaaatcAAGATGCACTTTAGCAACTGGAGATTTCTGTAGGTAGCCAAATTTAACAACACCTGCAGGATGTGGTTATGCTGCCTCAGACTGAAGTTGCTGCTGTGACTTCTTCCTGTGATAAATGATATTATCGGTGTAGCCTAACACAAGGAACTCTGAATGCGTGTGTCAGAATAAtgtatttcaaaatgtcttattaAACCCTGATGAGGTTGAGACATGTGACACTGGAAATGCTTAAATATACTCATTAATCTCTGATCCTGACTTGGAACATCTGCAAACTGTGTATGAACAGTTTGGGAAATTTAagattgacattttatagttttaggGCAAAACACTTATCTAGTGTTACTGGACAAGGAAGTTAGATCTACACCTTCAGCAGGCATCCATTATTTAAGAGTATATCTATGCAAATTATGCCACTGAATGACTCTTTCCTTCTATGAATATTAGATAAGAATTTAAATCTAGGGAGAAGGAAGATTCAGAAGTTTTTGTAGCGATAACGGCCTGTTTTCCCTCAGGCTGAATGGCTTAACATGTTTTCTCATGTCAAAAATACCCTTTTGCAAGGTTCTCGTACACATTTCCTGAGAGCtgaatacaattttaaaaaaagcatatcTAACTTACTTTCCCTTCATTTAGGTGTTACcctgaataaataatttttattaaattctaataaaatgtgCAGCTGTAATGTGAAAAGTATTAATACtgcaatgaaaaatatatatattttttaaaaagctaagaAAAAATGGCTTcaatataaaattctaattcCATggattttgatcatttctaagaatattatttattacataaatttCAGTGTACACATCATCTTCATTCAGCATTTCAACTCATTCTGTCCTCAGGTTCTATACAAAAAATGTCCCTCTGCATCAAAGAAATCGTTCCCCACCTGCACCACAGGCACGGGTTTATCCATGTCCAGAATCTCCTCAAGGTCCTCCTCTGTCAGAACCTGCCCATCCCAGCTCTCCTCCcactcctcatcctcctctgtTTCCTTTGTACTAAAACCATCCCTGTCTACTGTTGACCCCTTCACTCTAGCCTCTTTGTAAGTCCCAGCTGGTAGCTTTGCAGGCTGAGCAGGAACAAGAGATGCTGAATCTTTACTTTGAAGCACCTGAACTGGAGCAGTCTCAGAAATCGGAGCATCTTCTGTCTGTCTAGGTATGAGTGTAGCTGGTGTTTGACTTTGAGGAAGCTTCAGTTTGCTCTCCTGCCTCCTGCTGTCAGAAGCTAATGCCTGCTGGCTGAGTCTAACCATCACTTTAGCATCCTGTTTGACTTTTCTGTTGGGAGAGGGAGTAAACTTGCTCTTCAGGACCCTCAGGATGACATCTTGGGGGACAGAGAAGCCCTCAGCGAGACGCTTGATCGTCCACTCCTCTGGCTGCTCTTGcttcaaatatctgaaataagTGTGTGAAAAGTGTCAGCAATATAAAGAGTTatatttacttttgcttttactAAACAAAAGTTATTTAGAGTCACAAAACCAATATTACTTTTTGTATAGTAGAATCAACAATCACCACACAGGTTTTGGTCTAATGGTAAAAATTCACCATAATTTTGCctctatttttaggtttttggtgaaaaacaaaagtagcacacactacactgaaaaaaagagaccaTCACCTTATTTGCTCAATAGCATCCCACGTTAGTTTCCTCTGGGGGGCTCCTGGTGGAGTCATTTTCCTTCTTATCATATCAAACTTCACTGATCGctgtctctttttctccttgCTGAAAAGAAACATAAGATAAGCTGCTTACAATGATCACGTTTGcatcatttgcataattttgcATAATGTATAATGGATCTTACTCCAGCACAGCCTGGAGTTTATCCTCCAGCCCCTCCAGCTCAGGCTCCACGTCATCGTTGAATCTGGACGTTTGTGGTCTGGTTCTGTCTCCGCTCACAAGGTTCTGTGAGTCCACCCAGACtttgctgctgcctctgctggAGAATCTGACGCCGTTTAGATAAACGGGGGAAGCCAAAGAGGGAGCAGAAAACCTAAAGAGGAGGCAGCAGACCTGAAGAGGTCGGGCCATGCTCATAGACGGACGGGCTTCATTAGAGTGCAATGCTAACAAAATGATTAGATTTTGTCAGTCGGCAAAAGCTAAGACGGGATGAACAAAGAATAGTTTGCAATAATACGAAGAGTGCGTTTATCTTATCTTAGAACAAACACGAGACTTGACTAAAGCTCAATGCCTCCTCCTGACTTCACATGCGAGCGTCATAGTGTGACTACTTCCGCAAACACAGCTCAGTGCTATGAGCTAATGCAAGGCTGCCACCTAGCGGGACGGAGGATAGTTGGTGTTTACAACTATCCTATGTAAACACTACACCAAGTTGTGTTTACATAAACCcgaaagaaattgattttagCCAGGCCCAAATGTACCAAATTTGATTGAGCTTGCAATTAAATAGATGACACATGacactgaattaaataaatatagatatgCATATActtatttgaatattaaatagcttgttcaatcaatcaatcaatcaatcaatcaaattttatttgcatagcacatttcagcagcaaggcatttcaaagtactttacatcaaacccagaaacacaatgcaacatagaatcaataatcaaaacacgacaataagtcaagttccatAAATAAATTCGTAATTGATTTCGTTTtgaatacaatcctaaacaggttggcTGTAGttgaataaattattgatgTAAATCACTACAAAAGAATGaatcaaaagttaaaataactaaaaattacttgaaaattgtttaAGTACTATACTCTAATCTTCACCATTACATAATTTGAACTGTTAGTGTGATTCTCTATGTCACAGGTATGAAACTGTGACAaggccactgccctgcaacgtttagatgtgccgctgctgaATAGAGTggcacacctgaacagaataattgggtcattagcaaggctctggagaacttctCAATTCTGAGCTAAGGCAGAATtgagaaggaggtaattaattcatttcatcccagtgttttgtacctgtggcacatctaaaaactgcaggacagcggtccttgaggactggagtttgacacccctgctctaaataGATCATGACCAGAGCTTGGTACTTAGTTCAATTTATCTGAGTTGTTTATAATgtatacatttataattaacTGTTTCATTGTAAATGGTAATGAAggaactataataataataataataataataataataataataataataataataataataataataataataataataataataataataataataataatacgtTTGAGAGATAAAACttagtgtttttaataatttgataatttacattttcattttctttaatatcacatttcaaaatgtatctaatatgttaattatttaatgtataGTGACACCTTTGGTCCTTAGTTGTTTTTTGTCCCATTGTATCCTATATGTGAATGGAGAACTCAGGACAAATTAACAGTGAACACCAAATGATATCCATACCAGGTATCACTATGTCACtactacaaaataataatgtatgTTGTTCGCggcatcattttaatttaaaggcaCCTAATGATTGGCAAATGTAGCATCATCCAGTGGTAGGTAGGGGTACTGCACGTTTATACGTTCCTGTAGTCATGTGTCACGCAGCTGCGCACCTCCTCCCAGCTGCCGTTGTTTCATTTGCGCCATTTTGTCCGCTCACTTTGTTGATTGGGTTTTAGCGAGCTGTACTGGAGCCAATCAGAGGGAAACCGGACAGTGAAGATACGGTAAGGGAGCCACGATTGAAGGCATTGGTAGTTGTCAGCACGGATTGGTTTGTCATGGACCAACCAAATTACTAACCCTGcttaatgcaagaaaaaaatttaatttgagagTAATTTTGACCGCTGTGTCCGAAGACTTGTTTAACCACAAAGACCTTCGTCTTCTCGTTCGGTGTTAGGCTACTGGGGGAAAAACATGAGCTCCCTGCTGCACTATTGTTAGCCTTTGTGCTAAAATGAGTGTTAAACAAAGCGGCGTTTGTCAATGAAGCCGTAAACTCATCAGCGGATGAGTATGCCAGCTAATGTTTAGTTACAGTTTGAAACAAGAAGCAAAACGCCCGACTTTCCCCTTGAAGATAGCGAGCATCCATTTTGTGCTTTCTAGAATTTACCACAGCTAGCTCTCATAGCCTTGTTAGCCCCATATTATTGCAACAGTGAATAAAACACGGATAAATATTGCCCTTCTTGTTCTCCTATGTTGTCCTAGatatcaaaattatattttaagatacattgttgaatttatttaagataagTAGGCGTTGCgtgtttaaaattaaagcaaCCAAACacggcaaaaataaaaaataaagaacgaCTTATTTTACGAGGTGATAATCAGCAAAGGTTTGATTGATACAATATTTGCTTGAAATGTGTatcttttaaatatgtgaatgtattAATGACTGTATAACTGTACATGTCTTTGTCTCAGGAGGATTGATAATCTTAAAGCATGGAGCAGTACACCACTGCCACCACTACAACAGGGGAGCAGATTGTTGTGCAGACTGCAAATGGACAGATCCAGCAGCAGGTGAGACCACACTTTGAGCAGTTTCTTTAaccttgctttatttttttttatcacattttattttctaaagcaaCCAGATAAAAGG encodes:
- the LOC122837075 gene encoding neugrin-like, with protein sequence MSMARPLQVCCLLFRFSAPSLASPVYLNGVRFSSRGSSKVWVDSQNLVSGDRTRPQTSRFNDDVEPELEGLEDKLQAVLDKEKKRQRSVKFDMIRRKMTPPGAPQRKLTWDAIEQIRYLKQEQPEEWTIKRLAEGFSVPQDVILRVLKSKFTPSPNRKVKQDAKVMVRLSQQALASDSRRQESKLKLPQSQTPATLIPRQTEDAPISETAPVQVLQSKDSASLVPAQPAKLPAGTYKEARVKGSTVDRDGFSTKETEEDEEWEESWDGQVLTEEDLEEILDMDKPVPVVQVGNDFFDAEGHFLYRT